A genomic window from Cricetulus griseus strain 17A/GY chromosome 4, alternate assembly CriGri-PICRH-1.0, whole genome shotgun sequence includes:
- the LOC100770644 gene encoding NADH dehydrogenase [ubiquinone] 1 alpha subcomplex subunit 8 yields the protein MPGIVELPTLEELKMEEVKVSSAVLKAADHYGAQCDKANKEFMLCHWEEQDPRRCLQEGKLINSCALDFFRQVKRLCVEPFTEYWTCLDYSNLQLFRHCRKQQAKFDQCVLDKLGWVRPDLGELSKVTKVKTERPLPENPYHLKARPEPSPVIEGDLKPAKHGSGFFFWNV from the coding sequence ATGCCAGGGATAGTGGAGTTGCCCACTCTGGAAGAGCTGAAAATGGAGGAGGTGAAGGTCAGCTCAGCCGTCCTTAAAGCTGCTGATCACTATGGGGCTCAGTGTGATAAGGCCAATAAGGAGTTTATGCTGTGCCACTGGGAAGAGCAGGACCCCAGGCGCTGTCTGCAGGAGGGCAAGCTGATCAACAGCTGTGCGCTGGACTTCTTCAGGCAGGTAAAGCGTCTCTGTGTAGAGCCTTTCACAGAGTACTGGACTTGCCTTGATTATTCCAACCTGCAGCTGTTTCGTCACTGCCGCAAACAACAGGCCAAATTTGACCAGTGTGTGCTGGACAAGCTGGGTTGGGTGCGGCCTGACCTTGGGGAGCTGTCCAAAGTCACCAAAGTGAAAACTGAGCGTCCTTTACCAGAGAACCCTTATCACTTAAAAGCGAGGCCGGAGCCCAGCCCTGTGATAGAAGGGGATCTGAAGCCTGCCAAGCATGGCAGcggattttttttctggaacgTGTAA